In Aspergillus flavus chromosome 3, complete sequence, one genomic interval encodes:
- a CDS encoding putative feruloyl esterase — translation MNITSCSPAAIQSPTVFGAEILSLSASWVTNYTLNVPAGFNYNHGDVDVRNAQFCNITVTYTHPGYNDQITVETWLPPRTKWNGRLQATGGGGWKAGRFVLSQFFMSGAIGEGYAATTTDAGLGDAVGPSSWALQSPGNVDYVAFNNLGSRSLNDQAIIGKSLVNSFYGRAPDYAYWSGCSQGGRQGLMLAQRYPTAYDGIVASAPAQSWTKFVSALYYPLLMRQWHGVNPLACELDFLTTEAVAACDAKDGIVDGLISNLTACEYSPYTSVNKTFTCSALNKTMALSPGAALIADAAWSGPQTADGERLWYGVNPGADISQFGSVPGVNSSQSDMWFNLFVAKNASFDTIHMSPKVYEEFFHLGTQEYASTINAADPDLTAFRKTGGKLLTYHGMADESIPTKGTEFYYKSVQNQFPDVQDFFRYFESPGLGHCSGGKGGQPTTIFDALRRWVENGTAPETLPVEYARPEGEPQHRIVCPYPAQAKYMGGDISSVESFRCV, via the exons ATGAACATCACATCCTGCTCGCCTGCAGCAATTCAATCTCCCACCGTCTTCGGGGCAGAGATTCTCTCCCTGTCAGCCTCGTGGGTCACAAACTACACCCTCAACGTCCCGGCCGGTTTCAACTACAATCATGGCGATGTTGATGTGCGCAATGCGCAATTTTGTAACATCACCGTGACCTACACGCACCCTGGTTACAACGACCAGATCACAGTTGAGACCTGGCTTCCGCCTCGGACCAAATGGAACGGCCGACTGCAAGCCACAGGAGGTGGCGGCTGGAAAGCTGGACGGTTCGTGCTATCTCAGTTCTTCATGAGTGGCGCAATCGGTGAGGGATATGCGGCGACCACCACCGATGCTGGCTTGGGGGATGCCGTCGGGCCCAGCTCGTGGGCGCTCCAAAGCCCCGGGAACGTTGACTATGTTGCGTTCAACAATCTGGGCTCCCGGTCCTTGAATGATCAAGCTATTATAGGCAAGAGCCTGGTCAACAGCTTCTACGGTCGAGCTCCAGACTACGCCTATTGGAGTGGTTGTTCTCAGGGCGGTCGACAGGGCTTGATGCTGGCACAGCGGTACCCCACGGCGTACGATGGCATTGTCGCCTCGGCTCCTGCCCAATCATGGACCAAGTTTGTGTCCGCCCTGTACTATCCCCTTTTGATGCGTCAGTGGCATGGAGTCAACCCACTGGCTTGCGAGTTGGACTTTCTGACGACCGAGGCTGTGGCCGCTTGTGACGCGAAGGACGGAATTGTGGACGGGCTCATCTCTAATCTCACGGCGTGCGAATATAGCCCGTACACCTCTGTCAATAAGACTTTCACCTGCAGCGCTCTGAACAAAACAATGGCTCTCAGTCCCGGCGCCGCGCTCATCGCCGATGCCGCCTGGTCAGGACCACAGACCGCGGACGGCGAGCGACTGTGGTATGGGGTGAACCCGGGGGCCGACATCAGCCAGTTCGGCTCCGTACCTGGCGTCAATTCCTCACAGTCAGACATGTGGTTCAACCTGTTCGTGGCCAAGAATGCCAGTTTTGACACTATCCATATGAGCCCCAAGGTTTATGAAGAGTTCTTCCACCTCGGCACCCAAGAATATGCCAGCACCATCAACGCGGCCGATCCAGACTTGACTGCCTTCCGCAAGACAGGCGGGAAGCTCCTCACGTATCATGGCATG GCCGATGAGAGCATTCCTACGAAGGGTACCGAATTCTACTACAAGTCTGTCCAAAATCAATTCCCGGATGTCCAGGACTTCTTTCGCTACTTCGAGTCGCCCGGGCTCGGGCATTGCTCCGGCGGGAAAGGCGGCCAGCCGACTACGATCTTTGATGCACTGAGACGGTGGGTGGAGAATGGCACTGCTCCAGAAACCCTCCCGGTGGAATATGCCAGGCCCGAGGGTGAACCGCAGCATCGTATAGTGTGCCCTTATCCCGCCCAGGCCAAATATATGGGCGGAGATATCTCGTCAGTGGAGAGCTTCCGTTGTGTTTAG
- a CDS encoding SUR7/PalI family-domain-containing protein: protein MGQFGQVVWRGFPCALTIGSLICLVIVGLGCTRAHKAENLYFLRVELQNLTVTSHSVIDTTLEHFNITHLDKFIQALDEVNNTTGLNDFYSIGLWSYCTGNITDNGTYKTTYCSKPRGGFWFDPIDTWGLNGTNTNDFLPGKLKKSLNMYRNVSLWMAIIYLIAVIATVLEIMTGLMAVGGNRLVSCFAWLLAGVSLLFTTAMSITSTTIFATLAATVKTVLKPHGITGHMGRHIYAAAWLAVVLSFLASALWLLDCCCCSRRRTTPRPIAADHQQSYGYSSVPLNGVTAPRHTPYPPAMVFASPPNLQGSYQHPMHQTPTHSTPEDACEPYRHG from the exons ATGGGTCAATTTGGCCAAGTAGTGTGGAGGGGTTTCCCATGCGCTCTGACAATTGGTTCTCTCATCTGCCTTGTCATAGTTGGCCTCGGTTGCACTCGAGCTCACAAGGCAGAGAATCTCTACTTTTTGCGT GTTGAATTGCAAAATCTGACGGTAACCTCCCACTCCGTGATCGATACCACTCTTGAACATTTTAATATTACCCATTTGGACAAGTTCATCCAAGCCCTCGACGAGGTCAACAACACAACCGGGTTAAATGATTTCTACTCGATCGGGCTCTGGAGCTACTGCACCGGCAATATAACAGACAATGGGACTTACAAAACCACCTACTGCTCCAAACCGCGGGGCGGATTCTGGTTTGACCCAATCGACACCTGGGGCCTAAATggcaccaacaccaatgatTTTCTTCCTGGCAAACTCAAGAAATCGCTAAACATGTATCGCAATGTGTCGCTGTGGATGGCCATCATCTATCTAATTGCAGTGATAGCCACCGTCTTGGAGATCATGACCGGCCTCATGGCCGTTGGAGGCAATCGCCTGGTCAGCTGCTTCGCATGGCTCCTCGCCGGGGTCTCACTCCTCTTCACCACGGCCATGTCTATCACTTCCACTACCATCTTCGCGACCCTGGCCGCCACCGTCAAAACTGTGTTGAAACCACACGGGATCACCGGGCACATGGGTCGACATATATACGCCGCCGCATGGCTCGCGGTGGTGCTATCGTTCCTGGCTAGTGCGCTCTGGTTGCTGgactgttgctgctgttccAGGCGTCGCACCACACCTCGGCCGATTGCGGCGGATCACCAGCAGTCATACGGCTATAGCTCCGTGCCATTAAACGGTGTGACTGCTCCGCGGCATACCCCCTATCCACCCGCCATGGTCTTTGCGTCGCCGCCCAACTTGCAGGGGTCATATCAGCATCCCATGCATCAGACCCCGACTCACAGTACACCAGAGGATGCATGCGAGCCGTACAGACATGGCTGA
- a CDS encoding Six-hairpin glycosidase-like protein — translation MVLIDKHTYTSREEERLKEDRDRIRYWKKWGPYVAERQWATVREDYSENGDAWSYFSHEHARSRTYRWGEDGIAGVSDTHTLQNVAFAFWNEKDDFLKERLFGLSNPQGNHGESIKEAHFHLDNTPTHSYMKYLYKYPQKKFPYEDLRDENARRSRLDREYQILDTGAFDDNRYWDIFIETAKEDDDEEELLFRVIAYNRGPEPAPLHIIPHVWFRNTWSWGYEDQSHKPSIEKVAPLTAKSYHKKLGERYVRFSPSPAAGSNQEDVLPKMLFTENETNNELLWKSENDQPYVKDAFHRYIVNNERDAINPENKGTKFAAWYAFNEGEGIPPGECAVVRFRLSRKNQTFVDEEELDDTIEQRIGEADDFYYHISPLPMSDDLRNIQRQAFAGMMWTKQYYHFVWDQWANGDPAMIPPPPGRKHVRNQQWKHLYMDDILSMPDSWEYPFFAAWDTAFHCIPLAMIDPEFAKKQLDLLTREWYMHPNGQLAAYEWNFGDVNPPVHAWATFRVFKIERKMYGRQDLDFLERVFQKLLLNFTWWVNRKDSEGKNVFEGGFLGLDNIGLFNRSEPLPTGGVLEQADSTGWMAFYCLCMLNMALELAKHRRIYEDIASKFFEHFILISDAMTFKSGGQETSLWNEEDGFYYDAISYGEPWTQQLPVRSLVGLIPLYGVLTLEPELINQFPSFKRRLEWFIENKQDVAERNIASMKRRGKGERLLLALVSKDRLEKILKRMLDETEFLSEHGIRSMSKYHGEHPYSMTVNGQEFRVNYVPGDSDSALFGGNSNWRGPVWLCVNFLLVESLLRFYMFYGDKFQVECPTGSGEYMHLGQVAEEIQHRLQHLFARNDEGRRAVHDNSDLLDFDEHWKDYMWFHEFFDGDTGRGLGASHQCGWTGLIAKIIHDTGINCRIPQTPRSPFAAASHYFDDIFSRSRPRGSRRPSVRRSSTSRSIGNRSDFESAFGDTTGAESVVDDEEKDRGVDDHVSHFVESQLERVRSRLSMGAYEDEFETQADRKPNGH, via the exons ATGGTCCTGATCGACAAGCATACCTACACctcgagggaggaggagcgATTAAAGGAGGATCGCGATCGCATTCGTTACTGGAAAAAATGGGGTCCGTACGTGGCCGAAAGGCAATGGGCAACAG TTCGAGAGGATTATTC TGAAAATGGCGATGCGTGGAGCT ACTTCTCTCATGAGCACGCTCGGTCGCGAACATATCGCTGGGGCGAAGATGGGATTGCCGGTGTCTCCGATACTCATACTCTGCAGAATGTTGCATTTGCTTTCTGGAACGAAAAGGA CGATTTCCTGAAGGAACGTTTATTTGGCTTGTCAAACCCTCAAGGAAACCATGGAGAGAGTATTAAAGAAGCTCATTTCCACCTTGATAACACTCCGACG CATTCCTACATGAAATACCTCTACAAGTACCCTCAGAAGAAGTTTCCCTACGAGGATCTCAGAGATGAGAATGCGCGCCGGTCGAGATTGGACCGCGAATACCAGATCCTAGATACCGGTGCTTTCGACGACAATCGGTACTGGGATATTTTCATTGAGACGGCCAAGGaggacgatgacgaagaggagctcCTGTTTCGCGTTATTGCCTACAACCGAGGCCCTGAGCCGGCTCCCTTGCACATCATTCCCCATGTGTGGTTCCGGAACACCTGGTCCTGGGGCTACGAAGATCAATCTCATAAGCCTTCCATCGAAAAGGTCGCCCCCCTGACAGCCAAATCCTACCACAAAAAATTAGGTGAAAGATATGTACGGTTCTCCCCCTCCCCAGCAGCGGGAAGCAACCAGGAGGATGTCCTGCCAAAGATGCTATTCACGGAAAACGAGACGAACAACGAGCTGCTTTGGAAGTCTGAGAACGATCAGCCGTACGTGAAGGATGCATTCCATCGCTACATCGTCAACAACGAAAGAGACGCGATCAACCCTGAGAACAAGGGTACCAAGTTTGCTGCCTGGTACGCCTTCAATGAGGGTGAGGGAATTCCCCCAGGCGAGTGTGCTGTTGTCCGTTTCAGGCTGTCCCGAAAGAACCAGACCTTCGTTGACGAAGAGGAGCTGGATGACACTATCGAACAGCGTATAGGGGAGGCCGATGACTTCTACTATCACATCAGCCCCCTACCTATGAGCGATGACCTACGAAACATTCAGAGACAGGCATTCGCGGGCATGATGTGGACGAAGCAGTACTACCATTTCGTCTGGGATCAATGGGCAAACGGCGATCCTGCGATGATCCCGCCTCCCCCTGGTAGGAAGCATGTTCGAAACCAGCAGTGGAAACACTTATACATGGACGACATTCTTTCGATGCCCGACTCCTGGGAGTATCCGTTTTTCGCTGCGTGGGATACTGCTTTTCACTGCATCCCTCTCGCGATGATTGACCCCGAGTTTGCCAAGAAGCAGCTGGATCTTCTCACTCGAGAATGGTATATGCACCCCAATGGACAGCTTGCTGCATATGAATGGAACTTTGGCGATGTAAACCCTCCCGTTCACGCATGGGCCACGTTCCGAGTCTTCAAGATTGAGCGGAAGATGTATGGTCGGCAGGACTTAGATTTTCTCGAACGGGTGTTCCAAAAGTTGCTCCTCAACTTCACGTGGTGGGTGAACCGTAAAGACTCagagggaaagaatgttTTCGAGGGAGGCTTCCTCGGCTTGGATAACATTGGGTTGTTCAATCGTTCCGAGCCTTTGCCCACCGGAGGCGTCTTGGAGCAAGCGGACAGTACTGGCTGGATGGCATTCTATTGTTTATGCATGCTCAACATGGCCTTGGAATTGGCTAAACACCGACGGATCTATGAAGACA TTGCGTCCAAGTTCTTCGAGCATTTCATCCTAATTAGTGATGCTATGACCTTCAAATCGGGAGGCCAGGAGACCTCTCTGTGGAACGAGGAGGACGG GTTTTACTACGATGCCATTTCTTACGGCGAGCCATGGACTCAACAGCTCCCCGTGAGGTCCCTCGTTGGCTTGATTCCGTTGTATGGAGTCCTCACGCTCGAGCCTGAATTGATCAACcaattcccttctttcaAGCGCCGACTGGAGTGGTTCATTGAGAATAAACAAGATGTTGCCGAGCGTAACATTGCCAGCATGAAACGTCGTGGCAAAGGCGAGCGTCTCCTTTTGGCACTGGTCAGCAAAGACCGCCTAGAAAAGATCTTAAAAAGGATGCTCGACGAAACCGAGTTTTTGTCTGAACATGGTATCCGATCCATGTCTAAATACCATGGCGAGCATCCTTATTCGATGACGGTCAATGGTCAGGAGTTCCGTGTTAATTATGTCCCTGGTGACTCTGACAGTGCTCTCTTCGGGGGAAATAGCAACTGGCGCGGACCGGTCTGGCTGTGCGTCAATTTCTTGCTGGTCGAGTCGTTGCTGCGCTTCTACATGTTCTACGGCGATAAATTCCAGGTTGAATGTCCTACAGGGTCCGGAGAATATATGCATCTCGGGCAGGTTGCCGAGGAAATCCAACATCGGTTACAGCATTTGTTTGCCCGTAACGATGAAGGACGTCGAGCGGTACACGACAACTCGGACCTTCTCGACTTCGATGAGCACTGGAAAGATTACATGTGGTTCCACGAATTCTTTGACGGTGATACCGGACGGGGCCTTGGAGCATCTCACCAATGCGGCTGGACTGGTTTGATTgccaagatcatccatgacACTGG AATCAATTGCCGCATTCCGCAAACCCCACGCTCCCCGTTTGCGGCGGCATCACACTACTTTGATGATATCTTCAGCCGTTCCCGACCACGCGGCAGCCGTCGACCTAGCGTCCGTCGATCGTCTACAAGTCGCTCTATCGGGAACCGAAGCGACTTTGAATCGGCCTTTGGCGACACCACAGGTGCAGAAAGTGTagtcgacgatgaagaaaaggacCGCGGTGTGGACGATCATGTGTCGCATTTTGTAGAGAGTCAGTTGGAGCGGGTGAGAAGCCGGTTGTCAATGGGTGCATATGAGGATGAGTTTGAGACGCAAGCGGATCGGAAGCCGAATGGACATTGA
- a CDS encoding ATP synthase delta subunit-domain-containing protein, with translation MMPTRFARAGLRATQQFSVPRTAAVNGLRTYATPAQEVKPPVSLYGVDGTYATALFTASAKSANLEQTSKALSALGEVLKADRKLTGLISAPTLTASDKSQIVQELQKLTGDKGDIVKNFLETLAENNRLGLLEGVCEKFATLMGAHRGEIDLNITSAQELDKKTLNRLEKAVSQSHFSQGKKLKVVTKVNPDLVGGLVVEIGDRTIDLSVSSKIAKLNKALTDAL, from the exons ATGATGCCCACTCGGTTCGCCCGCGCCGGCCTGCGTGCCACCCAGCAGTTCTCCGTTCCTCGCACTGCCGCTGTCAACGGCCTGAGGACCTACGCTACCCCGGCCCAGGAGGTCAAGCCTCCTGTGTCTCTGTACGGTGTTGACGGAACCTATGCTACTGCTCTG TTCACTGCCTCCGCCAAGTCCGCCAACCTTGAGCAGACCTCCAAGGCCCTCTCCGCTCTCGGCGAGGTCCTCAAGGCCGACCGCAAGTTGACCGGTCTCATCTCCGCTCCCACCCTGACTGCCTCCGACAAGTCCCAGATCGTCCAGGAGCTCCAGAAGCTCACCGGTGACAAGGGTGACATTGTCAAGAACTTCCTTGAGACCCTCGCTGAGAACAACCGCCTGGGTCTGTTGGAGGGTGTCTGTGAGAAGTTTGCGACTCTGATGGGTGCTCACCGTGGTGAGATCGACCTGAACATCACCAGCGCTCAG GAGCTTGACAAGAAGACCCTCAACCGTCTTGAGAAGGCCGTCTCCCAGTCCCACTTCAGCCAGggcaagaagctcaaggttGTCACCAAG GTCAACCCTGACCTCGTCGGTGGACTTGTTGTTGAGATCGGTGACCGCACCATCGACCTCAGCGTTTCCTCCAAGATCGCCAAGCTGAACAAGGCCCTCACCGATGCCCTGTAA
- a CDS encoding Mob1/phocein codes for MSVPITPVVVSSTTTTTTTTTPFAPPSSSTSSHPLPRPLSPSVHHKNVPLKEPPSYLSPIVRALKDETCVLTPPSNARTRAPFKPRSAAKGTSSYQLRQFAEATLGSGSLRKAVMLPEGEDLNEWLAVNVVDFYNQINLLYGSITEFCSPQSCPEMKATDEFEYLWQDSEHFKRPTKMSAPEYIEHLMSWVQSNIDNEQMFPSRLGVPFPKAFTSLIRQIFKRLYRVYAHIYCHHYPVIVHLGLEPHLNTSFKHYVLFIDEHRLASGKDFWGPLGDLVESMLRSD; via the exons atgtCGGTTCCCATTACCCCTGTTGTTGTTTcttctaccaccaccaccaccaccactactactcCCTTTGCCccgccatcgtcttcaacatcatctcaCCCATTGCCCCGCCCACTGAGTCCTTCGGTTCATCACAAAAATGTCCCCCTCAAAGAACCTCCTTCTTACCTGTCGCCGATTGTGCGCGCACTCAAAGACGAAACATGTGTACTAACCCCTCCCAGCAATGCGCGCACACGAGCGCCGTTTAAGCCACGATCGGCGGCCAAAGGCACGAGCAGTTACCAGTTGAGACAGTTCGCAGAGGCGACATTGGGGAGTGGGAGTCTCAGAAAGGCTGTGATGCTTCCTGAAGGAGAGGACTTGAATGAGTGGCTAGCAGTTAATG TGGTGGATTTCTACAATCAGATCAATCTTCTCTATGGTTCTATTACAGAGTTTTGTTCGCCTCAGTCATGCCCGGAGATGAAAGCCACAGACGA ATTTGAGTACCTTTGGCAAGACTCAGAACACTTTAAGCGGCCAACGAAGATGTCTGCTCCGGAGTACATCGAACACCTGATGAGCTGGGTTCAGAGTAATATTGATAATGAACAAATGTTTCCCAGCCGACTGG GTGTTCCGTTCCCCAAAGCCTTTACCAGCCTCATCCGTCAGATCTTCAAGCGGTTATACCGGGTATACGCACACATCTACTGCCACCATTACCCTGTCATCGTGCATCTGGGACTCGAACCGCATCTGAATACAAGCTTCAAACACTACGTGCTGTTTATCGACGAGCATCGGCTGGCGAGCGGCAAAGACTTCTGGGGTCCGCTGGGGGATCTGGTTGAAAGCATGTTGCGGAGCGATTAA